From a region of the Candidatus Rhabdochlamydia porcellionis genome:
- a CDS encoding GroES family chaperonin: MTTATKKKFKPLGDRVLVQHIEEQETLKGGILLPDTAKKKGQFAIVIAVGTGATTPEGKPIPTLVKEGDKVLIDKYAGQEVTIEDEEFVILRANEIIALIN; encoded by the coding sequence ATGACAACTGCAACCAAAAAAAAATTTAAACCTTTAGGAGATCGCGTTCTTGTTCAGCATATAGAAGAACAAGAAACACTAAAAGGTGGTATTTTACTTCCGGATACAGCTAAGAAAAAAGGGCAATTTGCTATAGTTATCGCTGTTGGTACAGGAGCTACTACACCTGAAGGGAAACCAATTCCCACTTTAGTTAAAGAGGGAGACAAGGTTTTAATCGATAAATACGCTGGTCAAGAAGTAACGATTGAAGATGAAGAATTCGTTATCTTACGAGCAAACGAAATTATTGCACTTATCAATTAA
- the groL gene encoding chaperonin GroEL (60 kDa chaperone family; promotes refolding of misfolded polypeptides especially under stressful conditions; forms two stacked rings of heptamers to form a barrel-shaped 14mer; ends can be capped by GroES; misfolded proteins enter the barrel where they are refolded when GroES binds) — MAKNMKFKEEANQKILKGVRTLASAVKVTLGPKGRNVAIEKSYGAPVVTKDGVTVAKEIELEDKHENMGAQMIKAAASKTADKAGDGTTTATVLVEAMYSEGLRHTTAGANSTAIKRGIDKATDATIAKLKKLSKPIKDKLEIEQVATISANGDADIGQTIAKAMEKVGKDGTITVEEGKGLETTLDVVEGMSLDRGYVSPYFATNRETQECVFEDLYILLYEKKVSSVKEFVPILQSVAETGRPFLIIAEDVEGEALTTLVYNRLTTGLKICAVKAPGFGDRRKAILEDIAILTGGQVIKEETGLKLEKVTLDMLGRAKKAVIGKDSFTLVEGAGDKAKIEEQKVLLRSQIKSSESDYDSEKLQERLAKLSSGVAIIRVGAATEVEMKEKKDRVDDAVHATQAAVEGGILPGGGVSFIRCIPELEQLCDSLTDPDEKAGVNIVIKALSSPLRQIAENAGCEGSVIVQNVAKMSTYEGWNALNDCYCDMLEKGIIDPANVSIFAIQTAASTAAMLLTMEVIIAQEPEEKMPSPAGMPGADY, encoded by the coding sequence ATGGCCAAAAACATGAAATTTAAAGAAGAAGCTAATCAGAAGATTTTAAAAGGAGTGCGTACACTCGCTTCTGCAGTTAAAGTAACTTTAGGTCCTAAGGGGCGAAATGTTGCTATCGAGAAATCTTATGGTGCACCTGTTGTAACAAAAGATGGCGTAACAGTTGCTAAAGAAATTGAATTAGAAGATAAGCACGAGAACATGGGCGCTCAAATGATTAAAGCAGCAGCTAGTAAAACAGCTGATAAAGCAGGGGACGGAACCACTACTGCTACTGTTTTAGTCGAAGCTATGTATAGCGAAGGTTTACGCCACACTACAGCTGGAGCCAATTCTACAGCAATTAAGCGAGGAATTGATAAAGCTACCGATGCAACTATCGCAAAACTTAAAAAGCTGAGTAAACCTATTAAAGACAAGCTCGAGATTGAGCAAGTAGCAACAATTTCTGCTAATGGAGATGCAGATATTGGACAAACCATTGCTAAAGCTATGGAAAAAGTAGGTAAAGATGGAACCATAACAGTTGAAGAAGGCAAAGGACTAGAAACAACTCTTGATGTTGTAGAAGGAATGAGCCTTGATCGCGGTTATGTATCCCCTTACTTTGCAACGAATCGAGAAACACAGGAATGTGTTTTTGAAGATCTTTATATTTTACTTTATGAAAAAAAAGTTTCTTCCGTTAAAGAGTTTGTCCCTATTTTGCAATCGGTTGCTGAAACAGGTCGTCCTTTCTTGATCATTGCAGAAGATGTAGAAGGTGAAGCTTTAACAACACTTGTATACAATCGTTTGACTACAGGTCTTAAGATCTGCGCTGTAAAAGCTCCTGGTTTTGGAGATAGACGCAAAGCGATTCTAGAAGATATCGCTATTCTAACCGGTGGCCAAGTGATCAAAGAAGAAACTGGTCTTAAATTAGAGAAAGTAACACTTGACATGCTAGGCCGCGCTAAAAAAGCGGTAATCGGTAAAGATAGCTTCACCTTAGTAGAAGGCGCTGGAGATAAAGCAAAAATTGAAGAGCAAAAAGTATTATTGCGTTCTCAAATCAAATCTTCTGAGTCTGACTACGACAGCGAAAAGCTGCAAGAGCGTCTTGCCAAGCTTTCAAGCGGTGTAGCAATCATCCGTGTAGGCGCTGCTACTGAAGTAGAAATGAAAGAGAAAAAAGACCGTGTAGATGATGCGGTTCATGCAACCCAAGCTGCTGTAGAAGGTGGTATTTTGCCAGGTGGTGGAGTTTCTTTCATTCGTTGCATCCCAGAATTAGAACAGCTGTGCGATAGTTTAACCGATCCTGATGAGAAAGCAGGGGTAAATATTGTTATAAAAGCGCTAAGTTCGCCTTTACGTCAAATTGCTGAGAATGCAGGTTGTGAAGGTTCTGTTATCGTTCAAAACGTAGCTAAAATGAGCACGTATGAAGGATGGAACGCTTTAAATGATTGTTATTGCGATATGTTAGAAAAAGGGATTATCGATCCTGCAAACGTATCTATTTTTGCTATTCAAACAGCAGCATCTACTGCTGCAATGCTTTTGACAATGGAAGTGATCATTGCGCAAGAGCCAGAAGAGAAGATGCCAAGCCCAGCTGGTATGCCAGGTGCAGATTATTAA
- a CDS encoding glycoside hydrolase family 3 N-terminal domain-containing protein produces MKYKNLFPYYALLIFIGLIFYAHSEMSLEEKMGQLLMVHFHGEEVNQEARILIQDLHVGGIIYYNWCNGLVSASQIYDLSTSLQKLAKIPLLTTID; encoded by the coding sequence ATGAAATATAAAAATCTATTTCCTTACTACGCTTTACTGATCTTTATTGGTCTGATCTTTTATGCGCATTCCGAAATGAGCCTAGAGGAAAAAATGGGCCAACTTCTGATGGTACATTTTCATGGAGAAGAGGTCAACCAAGAAGCTAGGATACTTATACAAGATCTGCATGTGGGAGGAATTATTTATTACAATTGGTGCAATGGTCTTGTCTCTGCTTCACAGATATACGATTTAAGCACAAGTTTGCAAAAACTAGCTAAAATTCCTCTTTTAACTACGATCGACTAA
- a CDS encoding alanine/glycine:cation symporter family protein: MYIIKIIEYFTLFIVFPAIVCSGTYLTLKLRFVQIFQLKKSFLCVTKKNAGQEGNISHFGAISSVLAGNFGTGNISGMAIAIATGGPGALVWMWVMAFFGAAIQYVSCVLSISFRQKTAKNEYVGGPMYYLRDGLGYKMLSILFAVFTLFGSITVGNFAQINSVVLPLEKMGFNPLYCSIILAVVVGIVILGGIQRIANFASYIVPFKALIYLGTAFIIIALQYDKILPSFGLMFQHAFGFSSFIGGALGIGVLKAMTTGFDRGLFATDAGTGIVPILQASAHAKNPIINGITTLITPLIVMIVCTTTGLVLIITGAWQIPDLSSTNMVTYAFSQGLHSAIGGYIVIIALVLFAYTTILAWSYCGEKALGFLIGNEKAYYFRFFYVLLVPVGSVMKVSLIWSLADIAIALMLVTNLIGVMKLSKRVIASSHQFELSS, translated from the coding sequence ATGTATATAATAAAAATTATTGAATATTTTACTTTATTTATTGTTTTTCCAGCTATTGTTTGTTCTGGTACATATCTCACTTTAAAGCTACGTTTCGTCCAAATTTTTCAGTTAAAAAAAAGCTTTCTTTGTGTTACTAAAAAAAATGCAGGCCAAGAAGGTAACATTAGTCATTTTGGTGCTATATCTTCTGTGTTAGCAGGGAATTTTGGTACAGGCAATATATCAGGGATGGCTATAGCTATAGCTACGGGAGGTCCAGGTGCTTTAGTATGGATGTGGGTAATGGCCTTTTTTGGAGCAGCCATTCAATATGTAAGTTGTGTCTTGAGTATTTCCTTTCGTCAAAAAACTGCAAAAAATGAGTATGTAGGTGGTCCTATGTACTATTTAAGAGATGGTTTAGGTTATAAAATGCTATCTATCTTGTTTGCCGTTTTTACTCTTTTTGGTTCTATTACAGTAGGAAATTTTGCACAGATTAATTCTGTTGTTCTTCCTTTAGAAAAAATGGGGTTCAATCCTTTATATTGTAGCATAATTCTTGCAGTGGTAGTGGGCATAGTGATTTTAGGAGGCATTCAAAGAATTGCAAACTTTGCTTCCTATATAGTTCCTTTTAAAGCGCTCATTTATTTAGGCACTGCTTTTATCATTATTGCTTTGCAATACGATAAAATTTTACCTTCTTTTGGATTGATGTTTCAACATGCTTTTGGTTTTTCTTCTTTTATAGGAGGAGCTTTAGGAATAGGAGTGCTTAAAGCGATGACCACAGGATTTGATCGAGGACTTTTTGCTACTGATGCAGGAACGGGAATAGTGCCTATTTTACAAGCAAGCGCTCATGCTAAAAATCCTATTATTAATGGAATCACCACTTTAATTACCCCTTTAATTGTGATGATTGTTTGCACAACTACAGGACTTGTATTGATTATAACAGGAGCATGGCAAATTCCTGATCTATCTAGTACTAATATGGTTACCTATGCCTTTTCCCAAGGATTACATTCTGCAATAGGGGGGTATATAGTCATTATAGCACTTGTTTTATTTGCTTATACCACGATTTTAGCTTGGTCTTATTGCGGTGAGAAAGCCTTGGGTTTCTTAATAGGTAATGAAAAAGCGTATTATTTTAGATTTTTTTATGTACTTTTAGTTCCCGTAGGAAGTGTAATGAAAGTAAGTTTGATTTGGAGCTTAGCAGATATAGCTATTGCTCTGATGTTAGTAACTAATTTAATTGGAGTTATGAAGCTATCTAAAAGAGTGATTGCTTCTAGTCATCAATTTGAGTTATCCAGTTGA
- the dacB gene encoding D-alanyl-D-alanine carboxypeptidase/D-alanyl-D-alanine endopeptidase — protein sequence MYKYFVFFLIFLAKNLSAKELSDCFCQKQFQRAHIGIYVLDLNTQKPIYQRNAEQFFIPASLMKIPTSVVAVALLGGDYQFTTSLEYEGHIDHEKTLEGNLWIRGGGDPTTSLTSLLQWETDLQSLITKINGTLFIDTSCFETALAPRSWSFEDLGNYYGAGASGLTLNQNTYYITFQPGEKENDPTTVIKIDPPIPNLTFYNEVTTGSAGSGDQVCVFGSEYSPIQFYRGSIPIDQTSFTIKAAIPDPALLCGLHLSKKLKPTKGIKLIREKNASISQQTVITRYKSVSLKELLQPMNQFSINLYAEHLLKAIGQGNSKQGTKRIEYFLKDLHIPSQVHDGAGLSRTNLLTPKGMVTLLSYIKISDVYLPIYISLPELSQTGTLRFFPKIPHAHLRAKSGSMSNIYNLAGYITLRDKKQYAFSIFCNHYKGPLKEIKKEIALFLDLLVEGLDQ from the coding sequence ATGTATAAATATTTTGTTTTCTTCCTAATTTTTTTAGCAAAAAATCTTTCTGCAAAAGAGCTCTCCGATTGCTTCTGTCAGAAGCAATTTCAGAGAGCACATATTGGAATCTATGTATTAGACCTTAATACACAAAAACCCATTTATCAAAGAAATGCCGAGCAGTTTTTCATACCTGCCTCTTTGATGAAAATTCCAACTAGCGTAGTAGCAGTTGCTCTTTTAGGAGGAGACTATCAATTTACAACAAGTTTAGAATATGAAGGTCATATCGATCATGAAAAAACTTTAGAAGGAAATTTATGGATTCGAGGAGGAGGAGACCCAACTACTTCCTTAACAAGTCTATTACAATGGGAAACAGATCTTCAATCTCTTATTACTAAGATCAATGGAACTCTTTTTATCGATACAAGCTGTTTTGAAACAGCATTGGCTCCTAGATCTTGGAGTTTTGAAGATTTAGGCAATTACTATGGAGCTGGAGCCTCAGGACTTACTTTAAATCAAAACACATATTATATTACTTTTCAACCAGGTGAAAAAGAAAATGATCCTACAACTGTCATTAAAATAGATCCCCCTATTCCTAATTTAACTTTCTATAATGAAGTAACTACAGGTTCAGCTGGCTCTGGTGACCAGGTATGCGTTTTTGGATCCGAGTATTCTCCTATCCAGTTTTATCGAGGCAGCATTCCTATAGATCAAACTAGTTTCACCATAAAAGCTGCAATACCTGATCCCGCTCTACTTTGCGGTTTACACTTGAGCAAAAAACTAAAACCAACAAAAGGTATTAAGCTTATTAGAGAGAAAAATGCAAGTATCTCACAGCAAACAGTGATTACTCGTTATAAGTCTGTTTCTTTAAAAGAGCTATTGCAACCCATGAATCAATTTAGCATTAATCTTTACGCAGAACATCTTTTAAAAGCAATTGGTCAAGGCAATAGCAAGCAAGGAACAAAACGCATAGAGTATTTTTTAAAAGATTTGCATATCCCTTCTCAAGTACATGATGGAGCAGGGCTTTCTCGAACCAATTTATTAACCCCTAAAGGAATGGTTACACTTTTATCTTATATTAAGATCTCTGATGTATACCTTCCTATATACATCTCTTTACCCGAACTAAGCCAAACAGGAACACTTCGGTTTTTCCCAAAAATCCCACATGCTCACTTACGAGCAAAATCAGGTAGCATGAGTAATATCTACAATTTGGCTGGCTACATAACCCTTAGAGATAAAAAACAATATGCATTTTCTATTTTCTGCAACCATTATAAGGGTCCTTTAAAAGAGATAAAAAAAGAAATAGCGCTTTTTTTAGATCTTTTGGTGGAAGGGTTAGATCAATGA